The genomic DNA TGAAATGGTTTTTCAAACACAAGATGCACTCGATATTTTGCCATTTCCTCGGTTGACAGCGACGTTTCGCTTCGTACCCCTCTGGTTTTTTGAAAATACAACGGGCCAATTGCGATTTTTGGAAAGTGATTACGCCCTGAGCGGAATTCCTCTGGAAAAAGGGGCGTGGATGATTACCGTTGGTGAAGGGTTGATGGAGGCGACGTCGATCGCGTACCTCTTTAAACATCTCCCGTTACGTGATTGGTTGGTTTATTGCGAGCGAAATGGGATGCCCGGTGTCAAGGGTGTGACGAATGCACTCCCAGGATCGGCCCAGTGGGAGGCCGCACGTGACGCGGTTGCTGATTTTGGTGCCGAGTTTAGTGCCCTGATGTCGCAGGGAACCAATATCGAGGCGATTGATTTGTCGACCCGTGGCGATTTACCGTATCCCGGAATTGTGGACCGGATGGACCGCGCGATTGTTGCACTCTGGCGGGGATCGGATCTATCGACACTCTCGCGTACTTCAGGTGCCGGGGCTTCCCTGCAAGGCGATGAGGCCGCAATATTACTCGAAGATGACGCGCAAATGATCTCGGAAACCCTCAATGAGCAGGTCGATGGCCAGATTATTCGCTATCTATTTGGCGATGTGGCGCAGAAGGCGTATTTTCGACTGGTTACTACGACTTCGGGAAATCCTGCGGATGAAATCTCGATTTATCGGGCGCTGTATGAAATGGGGGTGCCAATCGCGATCGAAGATTTGAGGGAAAAATTTGGCCTCTCGACGCCGAGTGCCGAGGAAAGCGTTTTGCAAAAGGCATAGTATGGAAAAACAATGGCTGAAATTAGTGGATTATGGTGATTATCCACATGCAGACGGTGTCCAGCGGGTAACTTACACAGCGGCGCTTGAGATGCAAAAACGATTCCGTTCACTCCGCGCGCGTCTCGCACGAAAATTTGGCGGTATCCCCGTTTATATCGGACATCCCGACGATCGGCATTTTTCGCAACTCCCAGGACATAGTGATACGCGCTCATACGCTTGGGTTCAAGATCTCGAGGCGCGCGATGATGGTATCTGGATCTTACCGAAGTGGTCAACCGCTGGGGAGGAAATTTTACAAAATGCGTTCTTTAAGTTCTTGTCACCGCGCTGGGAAACAAAACGCGAAAATGGGTTTCTCACTCCGATCCGTTTAATTTCTGTGGGGCTTACCAATAATCCCAATATTCCTGGAGAGGCAATTGCAAACCAAGAACCGCAAGTGTGTCCGGAGGAAAAGGAAGATATTGAGCTGCAAGCATTTCTGGAAAAAACCTTAAATATCCGCTTTCAAGATTCTGATTGGAAAGAACAAATCGCGCAGCTCGGGGCACATGCCGAAGCGATTGAAGCGCTGAAAGAAGCGAATAAGGACCTCCAATCCGAGTCCGACCGATTCTATAAATTAGCGTGCGAGCAGGAACAAAAAATCAAAGAACTAACTGCTGCACTTGTGGATGCTAAGATCGCCTCTGGTGAGCGTTTCGCGAAATTTGCGCTCGATCGTGGCCTTATCCAGACTGCCGAAGTCGACGAGTGGAAGGAACGCTATATCGCAGACCCGAAAGCCGCGTCTAATGAGCTGCTCGGACAGTCGCAGACGCTCAATACGCATTCAAAGACAGAACACCTGGAAAATCGCCACGAACCGACCGATGCGCAAACCCATATTTTGAAACGTGTCCGGGAGCGGATGCAAATGACGGGAGAGGATTATACCGCGGCGTGGCACTTCGTTCGGCAGAGTACGCCCGTGTTGTTGTAAATAAAAAAAGAGATGGGAAAAAACAAAAACAAGATGCCCTAAGGCACACTTAGATCGCGCTTTTGCTCTAATTTTATGGATACTCAAATCCTATCAAATGTGGCATTGGGAACGCATGAAGATTGCTTGACCAAAAATGCTCAAACCGCGTTGACCGCGTACCGATTAGTTAAAATTGATCCCTCTAACGGTGATCAAGTCATGTGTGCGGGGCCGAATGACTGCGCTTTTGGTGTTACAACCGATGAGGCACAGGCCGGCGAAGAGGTCAATATCGCACTTCTCGGATGTTCAAGCACGCTGAAAATTACCACTAGCGGTGCCATTACTTCGGGAGATCTATTGATGCCGGGTGATAACGGTACCGTGAGGTCAATGCCAACGGAAGAAGGTCAATATATGTGTATTGGGATTGCGTTGTCAGGGGCTGCAAGTGGTGGTACTGTCGAGGTGCTTACGTCCTTCCCTTCGCAATGCTCTGTAACTGCTTAAACGTTTTGGATTTTTACTTATGAATACCTATGAAGTTTTGCCCAAAGATGACGGTTTTCAGGATTGTGGGACGGTGTGTGCGGCAAATGAGTCGCGTTTTACTGCAGCACATTATTCAGAGCCTCTCACCGCTTTTACCGTCGGATGGAAAGATCGAGAAGAAATCGAAGAAGTCTTAAACTTTATCGCGCCAGTTGTCCCCGTTGCACGACGTTTTGAGTTTAAGATCGCCGACCCTAACGAGGCTTTCTTATCGGAGACCGACGATATTCGTTCCATCGGATCTTCGTTTAAGCGCGTTGAGTTTACCGGTACCTCTGTGACGTCCAAGACATACAACAAAGGTCTAACTGTTCGTGTCGATCATGATGATGTTGCCGGGGACGACTGGCGGGAACGCTATGTACAGCTCCTGCTACAACGCCTCTATCGCAATGAGTTACGTCGGGCAATATCCGCTTTAGCTGCGAATGCTGTATCGGTTAAGGAGCAGTATAAGTGGGGAACGACTGGAACACCCAATCCGGATGCGGATATCCGCGCCGAACTTGAGGCCGCTACCGATCTGACCGGGATACGTCCTAACCGAGTGATTATCGGAGAGGGCGCTTGGGATATGCGTTCCAATTCCTATGATTGCCAAAATAACGCAGGTGCAAACCGCTCCGCATCGTTGACCCTAGAGGAGCTCTCACGAAAGCTGTTTGTCGACGAAACCCGTATCATTAGTGCGCGGTACCAATCTGGCGATGTCAAGCAAGAGACGTTCTTAGGCAATACAATCTACACCTTCTTCACCAATAACAAAATTATGAAAGATGAACCGGCCAACATCAAACGCTTTGTAACGCCGGTCGACGGAAGTTCTCCGTTCCGTGTGTATCTCGAGGAACATAGCAAGTTCAGCGATATCACGGTCGAACATTATAGTAATATCGTCATTACCTCGCCAACGGGTATTCGGAAGCTTGTTGTGGCGGCAGCATAAAACCCAAAGTGCTATGGCCTTCGTGGCCATAGCCATCAAAAAAATGATTACGAATTGGATTAATGTTACAATCGAAGACCTCTATACTTATCTCGCAGCCCCACAGGTCGAAGCATTACGGCGTTGTGCGGTCGCCAAATCCCAACCTGATCCGGTAGCAGATGCGATTCAAAATGTCGTGCTGAGTATTCGTGCTTACATTGTGAGCAACAAACGGAATGTCTTGAGCCAATCGCCATATGCGATCCCACCGGAATTAAAAAGTGATGCCTGTGTACTGATACTTGAAGTTGCACAGCTACGGATTCCGGGTTTTCGGCTTACAAGTGACCAGGTCCGCCTTGTTGAGGACGCACGTGGGAAAATGCAAAAAATTGTTAGCGGCGAATTTGTCGTATCACTCCCGAATGATCGCGCTATGGAGCCCGAAAAGGCGATGGAAGTTGTCGCATCACGCCGGCGAGTGATTACCGGAAAAACCTTGGAGGGATTTTAAAATGGGGCAGCCGTTAGAAGGAATTTTGGAACAACTGCAGGAGCGCGTATATGACGCATTACGGGCACAACATGATCTCCAAAAAGTTGCGATTGCGATGCGAAAACGAAGCTCGCTCGAATTATTTTGTGAGCAACTCATACAACAAGGTTTCGGTGAAGGAATTTTTATCGATGCACCATTGCCGAAAGCCATCGTTTCAGGTGTTCCTGGACCAGTCTACCGGGAAATCGCCTTCGTCGTCCAAGTGATTGAAAACGTTGCGACCAATGAAAGTGGCAGTAGTGGGATGTTGGTTGCGGAAAAAATCGCGCATCAGCTACACCTCCGAGAATTTGTATTTGGCGATCAATCTTGGATCGTGAGCTGCCGTGAAAAAGACCCCTGGCAGTTCGAGGGCGATGCGTTTAAAAATACTATCACGCTTCACTTTGCGACGATGTACTCCTTTTAACGCACGAGAAAATGAAAATTATTTGGGGAGAATGGGAATTGGCACGTGGAGCTGCGTATGGAGAAGTCCCACAGGATCTAAAAATCTCAGGCCAACGGTCGGTACAGCTGTTAACGACGGTCCGTGGGGAGACCTCAAAGGCACTGAACCGCGGCAATCTATTGATGAATTTAGAGTTCCGTGTACGTAAAAAACATCCGACGGCGGAAATTGCTCAAGAAGATGCGCTGCGCCATGCCTCGGAATTAAAAACCGAAACCGCAAACCTGATGCTCGTCGGTGAATCTGGGAAAACCACATTTCAGCTGAAAGATGCTGTGATCGCAAACATCATATCCAGCAGTAACGGCAATATCGCAGAGCATTTTTATAAAATTGTCGGAGGTCGTGTGTGTACCACCGAAAGCGCAAACAGTTCTTTTTAAGAAAAACAGTATGGAAACCATAGAACGTAGTGTAGTCCGCGTCGCTCTCGATGTGTTGTCATTCGATGCGCCGAAAGATGTTATCCGAAAGCAACTTGTACAATTTTGGCGCTGTAATGATCTCGAATTCCAAATTGGAATTTTTCGCAATGAGATGCCAGTCGATGTCCGTGATTGGGATGCCATCTATCTCTCGATTCGAGAACTCGACCAGGGCAATCCGCCATCGGGAGGTTCGCCAACATTGATGCTAGGTTCGACGCAATATCTGGATTCTACCGTGACGCTTGAGACGTGGCAAAGCGGAGCACAACAACACGCAGTTATTACGTTTTCCTCAGAGGGAAACGCCCTCGAGGCGGGAGAGTATTGGTTGAGTCTGTGGGCTGTAACGACAGCACAGAGGACTGTCACATTGGGCTCGGGAGTGTGTAAAATTCTTGAAAATGGTGGCGTTTCAACAACACCGCCAGAGCCCAAAGATGTCTATTACACCGCCGAGGTTTGTGACCAGCGATTTGCATTTAAAGGCGAAGGCGGTGAAGGGGGAACAACAGTCGTTTCAGGCCTTCAACAGAAAGACCTCGATCGGGCACTTAAGGATTACTATACCGCTACCGTCTGCGATCAACGGTTTTCGCGCAAGAGCGAGGTTGGTCCGAGTTCGGGATTACAACAAAGCGATCTCGATACTGCGCTGCGGAATTACTACCTAAAAACGGAGATCGATACCCAGTTGTCTTCTTATGCCAAGCACAGCGCCCTGGACAACTATTACACCGTGGCAGCCTGTGACGCCAAATTCCAAAATTATTATTCGAAAAGCGAAATTACGACACAATTTGTACCCTATGCCAAAACTTCCGATATTGCGAAACAGCTCAATCTTTATGCAACGCAGGATCAATTAACAACGCAGCTGCAAAATTACTATACGTCTACGGAGTGTGAAGAGCGATTTGAGTTGAAAGGAGAGGGTGGAGGCGGCGGTGAAATCAGTCCAAAAGAGAAGGGAAGTTTACTTCTTGGCGACGGCGAACAGGCGGTAATTCTCCCCGCGGGAACAGTGCAGCAGGTTCTTGTTGCGGACCCGACAAAAACACTCGGTGCAGCATGGACAGATTACCCCTGGCATCGCATCAGTGAGTACCAAATAACCGATGCCGTTCCCAATCTCGTCTTCGAAAATAATTTTGATTTCGGACGTTGGTGGCACTACCGGCTCGATTTCGATTTTTTAGAGACATCAATCGTTGGAACTCAAGTGCGGATGCAGTACGGGTACGATCAAAACGGCAGTACAATCTGGGAAAACAACATCAATGAGTACTGCTTTAGCACGGCCGATTTCGCCGGAAGCGCTGGCCGATATGCCGCCTACACCTTCCTGTACGGCTATTTTGGCTTCGGTAATGAGGAAAAGTTTTACCGCAACGATGGAGGTTACATTCACGGTAGTGTCGATTTTTGGAATGATGGAAATGCCGCACATCGCGTCTACGCCCAAGCACGCACCAATAGTTTCCGTATCGCCAATGACACACCAGTGGCGACTGGAGGTATTTACAATTTTGTCTATTACAACGTGGGTGCTCACGTCATCAGTGCGTTTAAATTGATGCCGGCGGAAGGAACGTTCAAAATGGGGAGGTTCGCGCTCTATGGAATTCGCTGAGATGGAATCGTTATTGTCGCATCTCGAAGCGCTTGTAGAGGAATTACAGGAACGTTTGAATGCCTTGGATAATGTCGTGGATGCGGAAATGGAGTCCTTGCAGCTTCAAATCGATAATTTGAGGAATTAAGATGTGGTTTTTAACGTACCAAGGAACACGCAAGTGCTTCGAAGACTGGGGTTTGAGCGGTGTTATCCGAAAATTAAAGAACCAATCCGTCGATATTGTTACTGTTCGTGTCGCGGGAAATACGGCCGATACTCCACTGCTCTTTTCGGCGAATGAAACCATTCAGATTGATCGCGATGGGTCGTATTGGTTTACGGGGATTGTGACGAAAACGCCGGTGTATGGTAGCGCTCAGGAGGGTTATCAAGAATACACTTTTTCAGGACCTTGGTGGTATCTCGATCACATCATTTATCAACAGACCTGGAAGGAGGCCGATCTTGAAGATCCGGAAAAACTCAATGATATCCGAAAAAGCCGACTGATTTTAGGGCAGGATCATAAAGGAAATCCGATGACAATCGGTGCCCAAATTGCAGAGATTATCGACTATGTGAATCAGGTTTTTGCTCTTCCCGTTATGGCGCTATCCAGTGAGCTCGACCTGCCCGTCTATATTCCTTTCGATGAATGCCACGACCTCTCTTGTGCGGAGGCGATCAAACGTTTGTTACGTTGGGTACCTGATGTGATCGCATTTTTCGATTATTCGGAAGCGGTACCCATATTGCATTTTCGCCGTCGAGCGCAATTGCCCCCTGTGTCGCTAGATATCGAGGAACTACACGCGTTCCAGCTGACGCCCCGTTACGATTTACAGATCCCAGCCGTTGTTTTGAAGTTTGAAAAGACGCATCGCAACAATGGCCAATCATGGAAAACGCTTGATGTCCAAAAATACCCGGCGTCAGCGACGGGGTGTGAACCGCAGGCACTTGTAATGACAATTGCGTTGGAGGGGGCCGAGTCGACCTATATCCGCCAAGAAGTTGAAACAGAGCCAATCCAAATGAGTAGCGCGACATGGTGGAAAAAACATCTTCCCGGATTACAAGCGGTCGACAATCTCCGTATCGAAGAGCCCACGCGCGAAGGTTCGTTGCCCAATGAACTCATTTCGGGTTCAGTCGCGAATTGGATGAATTGCCAGGTTCATCGGGAGACCGTAACTGCTAAAGTTTCTTACGAAACGGAAGACGAGGCGGTTTCGCGTCGTTTGGTGGCGGTGAAAATTAATGCAACTGATGCGACGA from Verrucomicrobiota bacterium includes the following:
- a CDS encoding DUF935 domain-containing protein; this encodes MRARFNPIKSLTPDSLSRMLDEFASGYLHSTALVWEAIEHRDDVVQCVVSKRKKSVARLSWEILTVDQSAEAVLQKQALEYFYNNLSATNAFDKNEQGGVALLIKQMMDAVGKKYAVHEMVFQTQDALDILPFPRLTATFRFVPLWFFENTTGQLRFLESDYALSGIPLEKGAWMITVGEGLMEATSIAYLFKHLPLRDWLVYCERNGMPGVKGVTNALPGSAQWEAARDAVADFGAEFSALMSQGTNIEAIDLSTRGDLPYPGIVDRMDRAIVALWRGSDLSTLSRTSGAGASLQGDEAAILLEDDAQMISETLNEQVDGQIIRYLFGDVAQKAYFRLVTTTSGNPADEISIYRALYEMGVPIAIEDLREKFGLSTPSAEESVLQKA
- a CDS encoding phage protease, translated to MEKQWLKLVDYGDYPHADGVQRVTYTAALEMQKRFRSLRARLARKFGGIPVYIGHPDDRHFSQLPGHSDTRSYAWVQDLEARDDGIWILPKWSTAGEEILQNAFFKFLSPRWETKRENGFLTPIRLISVGLTNNPNIPGEAIANQEPQVCPEEKEDIELQAFLEKTLNIRFQDSDWKEQIAQLGAHAEAIEALKEANKDLQSESDRFYKLACEQEQKIKELTAALVDAKIASGERFAKFALDRGLIQTAEVDEWKERYIADPKAASNELLGQSQTLNTHSKTEHLENRHEPTDAQTHILKRVRERMQMTGEDYTAAWHFVRQSTPVLL
- a CDS encoding DUF2190 family protein; this translates as MDTQILSNVALGTHEDCLTKNAQTALTAYRLVKIDPSNGDQVMCAGPNDCAFGVTTDEAQAGEEVNIALLGCSSTLKITTSGAITSGDLLMPGDNGTVRSMPTEEGQYMCIGIALSGAASGGTVEVLTSFPSQCSVTA